The Gemmatimonadaceae bacterium genome includes a window with the following:
- a CDS encoding cation diffusion facilitator family transporter, with the protein MTRQDARVPNGTRSPDTPPHGSDARSAAVRRVLGTVLVLNALVAALKLAVGIRTHALAVLGATLESGLDLFNNVIGMTLVAIAARGPDEDHPYGHAKFETIGTVGIVGFLSISCFELLREGVMSLIRARGAHAVSMVDVGVMVVTLFVNAGIVWYERGRSRALESTFLAADAAHTSSDIYVTLLALASLLLTRAGASRADAILGIAVALLIARTGWQILRQSVPILVDARGMDAAKLRRIATAIPGIRDVRTVRSRSTPSGQLFVEMTIVVDGASSVESAHALADALEREVARAAGHAEVVVHVEPV; encoded by the coding sequence GTGACCCGGCAAGATGCGCGCGTGCCCAACGGTACTCGATCGCCCGACACCCCGCCACACGGCAGCGACGCGCGCAGCGCCGCCGTACGGCGCGTGCTGGGCACGGTGCTCGTGCTCAACGCGCTGGTGGCGGCCCTGAAGCTGGCGGTGGGCATACGCACCCACGCGTTGGCGGTGCTCGGCGCGACGCTGGAATCCGGGCTCGACCTCTTCAACAACGTCATCGGCATGACACTGGTGGCGATCGCCGCCCGCGGCCCCGATGAGGACCATCCGTACGGCCACGCGAAGTTCGAGACGATCGGCACGGTCGGCATCGTCGGATTCCTCTCGATCTCGTGTTTCGAACTGCTGCGCGAGGGGGTGATGTCGCTGATACGCGCCCGCGGCGCGCACGCCGTGTCGATGGTCGACGTCGGCGTGATGGTGGTCACGCTCTTCGTGAATGCCGGCATCGTGTGGTACGAGCGCGGGCGGAGTCGGGCGCTGGAGAGCACGTTCCTCGCCGCCGATGCGGCGCACACGTCGAGCGACATCTACGTGACCCTGCTCGCCCTCGCGTCGCTCCTCCTCACGCGAGCCGGCGCCTCGCGGGCCGACGCGATCCTGGGCATCGCCGTCGCGTTGCTCATCGCCCGGACGGGCTGGCAGATCCTGCGGCAGTCGGTGCCGATTCTGGTGGACGCCCGAGGCATGGACGCCGCCAAGCTGCGCCGAATCGCCACCGCCATTCCCGGCATTCGCGACGTCCGCACCGTGCGGTCGCGCTCCACGCCGTCCGGGCAGTTGTTCGTGGAGATGACGATCGTCGTCGACGGCGCGTCGAGCGTGGAATCCGCGCACGCGCTTGCCGACGCCCTGGAGCGGGAGGTGGCCCGCGCAGCCGGTCATGCGGAAGTCGTCGTGCACGTGGAGCCAGTTTAG